DNA from Streptomyces sp. Edi4:
AGCAGCTCGCGCGGATCGCGGGGGCCGCGCGTTCCAGCGAGGGCGCCTATGTGCAGCGGACCCTGAGCCGGGCCTCCCTCGAGGAGTGGGTGCCCAAGCTCGCCGCCATGACCAGCGAGCAGCGCGCCAGGCTCCCCGGAGTCTCGGTGGGCCGGGCGCCGCAGCTGCTCGCGGGGGCGCTGGTGGCGGAGGGCGCGATGGACCTGTTCGCGGTCGACGAACTGGAGGTCTGCCCCTGGGCGCTGCGCGAGGGCGTGATCCTGCGGCACCTGGACCATCTGCCGGCGGGGTGAGCGGGGGGCTGCCCGAGCACGGGGCGGGCCGGGCCCGGAGTTACCGGCGAGTGTGACGTTCGTCGGTCTCGCAGGACCGCCTCCCCTCCCGGCGGCGGGGGCCCGTACGCTGTCTGCGTGGCAGAACCAGTGGTGCGCATCCCGGATGCGAAGGTCGCCCTGTCCACGGCGTCGGTCTATCCGGAGTCGACAGCGACGGCCTTCGAGATCGCCGCACGCCTGGGCTACGACGGCGTCGAGGTCATGGTCTGGACCGACCCCGTCAGCCAGGACATCGAAGCCCTGCGGCGGCTCTCCGACTATCACCGGGTGCCGATCCTGGCCGTCCACGCGCCGTGTCTGCTGATCACCCAGCGGGTCTGGTCCACCGATCCCTGGGTGAAGCTCCAGAGGGCGAGGGCGGCGGCGGAGAAGCTGGGCGCGTCGGCGGTGGTGGTCCACCCGCCCTTCCGCTGGCAGCGTCAGTACTCTCGCGACTTCGTCAACGGGATCTGGCGGATGCACGACGAGACGGACGTCAGATTCGCCGTTGAGAACATGTACCCGTGGCGCTACCGGGACCGCGAAATGCTCGCGTACGCACCCGACTGGGACGTGACGAAGGACGACTACCGGCACTTCACCGTCGACCTGTCGCACGCCGCGACCTCCCGTACCGACGCGATGGCCATGGTCGACCGCATGGGCGACCGGCTCGCCCACGTCCACCTCGCGGACGGGCGCGGCTCGGCCAAGGACGAGCACCTGGTGCCGGGCCGCGGCACCCAGCCCTGCGCGGAACTGCTGGAGCGGCTGGCCCTGACCGGCTTCGACGGACACGTCGTCATCGAGGTCAACACGCGCCGCGCCATGTCCGCCGCCGAACGCGAGGCCGACCTGTCGGAGGCCCTGGCCTTCACCCGCCTACACCTGGCCTCGGCACCGGCCCACCGAACCTGACCTACCCCGCACGGGCCGGCCCCGGATACTCGGGGGCGCGAGGAACTGCGCGCCGAGCCACGAGCCGGCCCGCAGGCAGGGGGCAACCTGATCCCCTGACTCCGCGCCACCCGGGCCCGCGCCGAGTGGTCAAGGGGCGCGAGGAACTGCGCGCCGAGCCACGAGCCGGCCCGCAGGCAGGGGGCAACCTGATCCCCTGACTCCGCGCCACCCGGGCCCGCGCCGAGTGGTCAAGGGGCGCGAGGAACTGCGCGCCCAGCCACGAGCCGGCCCGCAGGTGACGGGCAACCCCGATCCCTCCCTCTCCCCCGGAGGGTTTGGGGAAGGGGCGGGGAGGGGCCAAGAACCGGGGTCTGGGGCGGAGCCCCAGCGGCCCCGCCCCCGCGCCCCCGCGCCCCGCCAGTGGGGCCACATGCCGAACCCCCCGTCCCGCCATCCGGACAACCCGTCCAGATCCTGGAGCCCGGCGTAGGCTCACACCAGAGCACCAGAGCACCCTCATACCTAGGAGACGAGCGACGATGCCCGAGCTGAGGTCCCGCACAGTCACCCACGGCCGCAACATGGCAGGCGCTCGCGCCCTGATGCGAGCCTCCGGTGTAGCGAGCGAGGACATCGGCAAGCCGATCATCGCCGTGGCGAACAGCTTCACCGAGTTCGTGCCGGGCCACACCCACCTCGCCCCCGTGGGAAGGATCGTCTCCGAGGCGATCCAGAAGGCCGGCGCCGTGCCCCGCGAGTTCAACACCATCGCCGTGGACGACGGCATCGCGATGGGCCACGGCGGCATGCTCTACAGCCTCCCCTCCCGCGACCTCATCGCGGACAGCGTGGAGTACATGGTCGAAGCCCACTGCGCCGACGCCCTGATCTGCATCTCCAACTGCGACAAGATCACCCCGGGCATGCTGATGGCAGCCCTGCGCCTCAACATCCCCACCGTCTTCGTCTCCGGCGGCCCGATGGAGTCCGGCAAGGCGACCCTGGTCGACGGCACGGTCCGTACGCTCGACCTGGTCGACGCCATCTCGGACGCGGTCAACGACAAGATCTCCGACGCGGACATCCTCCGTATCGAGGAGAACGCCTGCCCGACCTGCGGCTCCTGTTCCGGCATGTTCACGGCCAACTCCATGAACTGCCTGACCGAGGCGATCGGCCTGAGCCTCCCCGGCAACGGTTCGGTCCTGGCCACCCACACCGCCCGCCGCGCCCTGTACGAGAACGCCGCCCGCACGGTCGTCGAGATCACCAAGCGCCACTACGAGCAGGACGACCACTCCGTCCTGCCCCGCTCCATCGCCACCCGCGCCGCGTTCGAGAACGCCATGGCGCTGGACATCGCGATGGGCGGCTCCACCAACACGATCCTGCACCTGCTGGCCGCCGCCCAGGAGGCCGACCTCGACTACGGCCTGAGCGACATGGACGCCGTCAGCCGCCGCGTCCCCTGCCTGGCCAAGGTCGCCCCGAACGTCGCCAAGAACCGTACGTACTACATGGAGGACGTGCACCGCGCCGGCGGCATCCCCGCCATCCTCGGCGAGCTGTACCGCGCGGGCCTGCTCAACGAGGACGTCCACACCGTCCACTCCCGCTCCATCAAGGAATGGCTGGACGCCTGGGACGTGCGGGGAGGCTCCCCGTCCCCCGAGGCCGTCGAACTGTGGCACGCGGCCCCCGGCTGCGTCCGCTCGGCGACCGCCTTCTCGCAGTCCGAGCGCTGGGACACCCTGGACACCGACGCCGCCGAAGGCTGCATCCGCGACGCGGCGCACGCGTACAGCAAGGACGGCGGCCTCGCGGTCCTGCGCGGCAACCTCGCCGAGGACGGCTGCGTCGTGAAGACGGCCGGCGTCGACGAGTCGATCTGGACCTTCGAGGGCCCGGCCGTCGTCTGCGAGTCGCAGGAAGAAGCCGTCGACAAGATCCTCACGAAGCAGATCACGCACGGCGATGTCGTGGTGATCCGTTACGAGGGTCCCAAGGGCGGCCCCGGCATGCAGGAGATGCTGTACCCGACGTCGTTCCTCAAGGGCCGTGGCCTCGGCAAGACCTGCGCGCTGGTCACCGACGGCCGCTTCTCCGGCGGCACCTCGGGCCTGTCCATCGGCCACGCCTCGCCCGAGGCCGCGTCCGGCGGCACCATCGCGCTCGTCGAGGACGGCGACCGCGTCCGGATCGACATCCCCAACCGTACGATCGAACTCCTGGTCCCCGAGGCCGAATTGGCGAGCCGACGTGAGGCGCTGAACGGGGTGTACGCCCCGAAGAACCGCGAGCGCAAGGTGTCCGCCGCGCTGCGCGCCTACGCCGCGATGGCCACCAGCGCCGACCGCGGCGCGGTCCGCGACGTGTCCAAGCTGGGCTGACGCCGCCGCTTGCCGCGCACCTGAACATGACGCCCGTCAGGATCGGTCCTGACGGGGCGTCATCTCCGTCGGGGCGTCACCAACTCCCCACATCCCCCGGATCGACCGCGAAGACCGACCCGTCGGGAGAGGTGGCGTACACCCGGCCCCCGGCCGCGAGCGGCGCGGCGAGCGCCGGGGTGAAGGTGTAACGGCCCATGTTCATCCGGGGGTTGGTCTGCCCGGCCAGCGCGCCCTTGTGCGCGTCGAAGACGAGCAGCCGTCCGTCCGCACCCGTCAGATACACCCGGCCCCCCGAGGCGACCGGCCGCGACGCGCGGGCCAGTCCCGTGTCGAGCCGCCACGCCTCGCCGCCGCGCACCGAGTCGACCGCCACCAGCGTCCCGCCCGCGCCGAAGAGATAGACGGTGTCCTGGTCGACGCCTGCCTGCGCCTGGTCGAGCGGGGTCGTCAGCGCGGTGCGCCGGACGGAGTGCGTGGCGGCGTCGAGGCGCACGACGGCCGTGGTGAAGCCGCCGGCGTCGGTCGCCAGCAGGAACACCGCACCGCCGCTCGCCGAGACGGGCCGCAGCCGACCCTGCGCCCGGGCCTGCCCGCGCACGGCACCGGTCGCGGGATCGACAGCGGTCACCGACGTCGAGGCGCCGTCGGCGGAAGGCGTCACGGCATAGGCAACGCCACCGTCCCCCGACACCACCCACTGGGACCGCGCGCCGCCCGCCGGGGCGCGCCATTTCTCCTTGCCTGTGAGGGAGTTGAGTGCGGTGATGTGCCCGTCCGCCGTGGTGAGCAGCACGACCGCGCCCGCGGGACGCACCCCCGAGTACGCCGACACGTCGAAGGACCACACCTGCTTGCCGGTCGCCGCGTCGTACGCGCGCAACGGCTGACGCGGGGCCCGCGCCAGCACGACGCCGCCCGCCACCGCCGGGGCGTACTCGTCCGAAAGGGACCGGCCGCCCGCCCCCGGCACCGACCACACCGCCTTCCCGCTGACGGCATCGAGCCGGGCCAGCGCGACCCCGGGCGCGGAGCAGAACAGCGCGCCGCCGCCCCCACCGCCCTCGCCGCCCGAGCAGAACGCCGTACGGTCCTCGCCGTCGCCGGCACCGCCCGGCTCCAGCCGGGTCTGCCAGGGACGGAACCGGGCCGCGTCGTGCTGTTCGGGCGCGGCCAGCGTCCCCGTGCCGTCGGGCATCGCGCGGACGGCGGCCGCGCCCGCGCCGAGCACACCGACGAGCGCGATCGACGCGGCGGCCCAGCGCGCGCGGCGGGGGAACCGGCCGGGGAACCGGCCGGAAAAGGGGACGCCGCCGGACAGGACGCCGCCGGACAGGATCCCTCTGGACCGGACGCGTCCGGACGAGCCGGGGGCGGCCGCCGCAAACGCGCCGGCCCCCTCGACGCCGGTTCCGCCCCCGCCATCACCCACGCCACCACCCCCGCCTCCACGCTCACCCCCGCCCCCGCCCCCGCCCTCCGACGGAACGGGATTGCGGAACACCTGGGTGGGGATGGACGCCTCGGAGCCGTACGCCGCCGACCGCAGCGCCGACATCAGCTCGTCCGGGGTGGGCCGGTCGCCGGGTTCCTTGGCGAGACAGCCGCGCAGGACGGACACCAGATCCTCGGGCACCCCGGCCAAGTCCGGCTCGTTGTGCACCACTTGATAGGCGACGATGTAATGCGACTCGGAGTCGAAGGGCCCCCGGCCGGTCGCGGCGTGCACGAGCACCGCGCCCATCGCGAACACGTCGGCGGCGGGCCCGACATCCCGAGGTCGCTGGAACTGCTCGGGCGCCATGAACGGCGGAGTGCCGATCAACTTGCCGGTCTCGGTCCGCAGATCACTGTCGTACGGACGCGAGATCCCGAAGTCGATGACCTTGGGCCCGTCGGCCGCGAGCAGCACATTGCTGGGCTTCAGGTCGCGGTGCACGACCCCGGCCCGGTGGATGTCGCGCAGCGCCTCGGCGAGCCCGGCACCGAGCCGGCGTACCTCGGTGGCCGGCAACGGGCCGCTGTCCTTGACCCGTTGGGCGAGCGTGGGCCCCGGAATGTGCACGGTGGCCATCCAGGGCCGCTCGGCGTCGGGGTCGGCGTCCACGACGGACGCGGTGAAGGCGCCGCTGACCCGCCGGGCCGCCGACACCTCCTGGCGGAACCGCGCCCGGAATTCCGGATCGGCGGCGTGCTGGGCGTGTACGACCTTGACGGCGAGCCGCATGCCGGAGGGAGACGTGGCCAGATGCACCACGCCCATGCCCCCGGAGCCGAGGACGGATTCCAGCCGGTACGCCCCGACGGATTCCGGATCATCGGCGCCGGGCGCCCCGAACCCGATACTGCGCGGCGACGCCATGGCCGACCCCCGTGTGTCCGTTGTACGCACGCGTCGACGGAGCCTAGTCGATGACGGGTGTGGTCCCGATGGGGCTTGCTAGCCTGCGTGTTGCACACAGAGTGAAGCCAATGGGGGAGACAACCATGACCGCGGAATCGGCCGAAAACACTGCCTCGGCGTCGCTGGGGGCGCGCCGCTACCCGGTGGCCCCGGGCGTCGAACTGAATGTACGCAGCGGCCCCGGCACGGACTACACGATCGTCGACACCCTGGACCTGGGCGCCTCGGTCCCGGTGAACTGCCAGACGCCGGGCACGCGCGTCTCCGGCCCGTACGGCACCTCGAACATCTGGGACAACATCGGCAACGGCCGCTACGTCTCGGACGCGTATGTGAAGACGGGCAGTGACGGCTACGTGGCGCAGCGCTGCGGCTAGCATCCTGGATCCCGCCCGGGGCGCGGGGTGCGCCCGGCCAGGGAGCGCCCGGGGATAATCGGCAGCATGAGCGAGCACACGGGCGAGAGCGCCG
Protein-coding regions in this window:
- the ilvD gene encoding dihydroxy-acid dehydratase → MPELRSRTVTHGRNMAGARALMRASGVASEDIGKPIIAVANSFTEFVPGHTHLAPVGRIVSEAIQKAGAVPREFNTIAVDDGIAMGHGGMLYSLPSRDLIADSVEYMVEAHCADALICISNCDKITPGMLMAALRLNIPTVFVSGGPMESGKATLVDGTVRTLDLVDAISDAVNDKISDADILRIEENACPTCGSCSGMFTANSMNCLTEAIGLSLPGNGSVLATHTARRALYENAARTVVEITKRHYEQDDHSVLPRSIATRAAFENAMALDIAMGGSTNTILHLLAAAQEADLDYGLSDMDAVSRRVPCLAKVAPNVAKNRTYYMEDVHRAGGIPAILGELYRAGLLNEDVHTVHSRSIKEWLDAWDVRGGSPSPEAVELWHAAPGCVRSATAFSQSERWDTLDTDAAEGCIRDAAHAYSKDGGLAVLRGNLAEDGCVVKTAGVDESIWTFEGPAVVCESQEEAVDKILTKQITHGDVVVIRYEGPKGGPGMQEMLYPTSFLKGRGLGKTCALVTDGRFSGGTSGLSIGHASPEAASGGTIALVEDGDRVRIDIPNRTIELLVPEAELASRREALNGVYAPKNRERKVSAALRAYAAMATSADRGAVRDVSKLG
- a CDS encoding PQQ-binding-like beta-propeller repeat protein, with the protein product MASPRSIGFGAPGADDPESVGAYRLESVLGSGGMGVVHLATSPSGMRLAVKVVHAQHAADPEFRARFRQEVSAARRVSGAFTASVVDADPDAERPWMATVHIPGPTLAQRVKDSGPLPATEVRRLGAGLAEALRDIHRAGVVHRDLKPSNVLLAADGPKVIDFGISRPYDSDLRTETGKLIGTPPFMAPEQFQRPRDVGPAADVFAMGAVLVHAATGRGPFDSESHYIVAYQVVHNEPDLAGVPEDLVSVLRGCLAKEPGDRPTPDELMSALRSAAYGSEASIPTQVFRNPVPSEGGGGGGGERGGGGGGVGDGGGGTGVEGAGAFAAAAPGSSGRVRSRGILSGGVLSGGVPFSGRFPGRFPRRARWAAASIALVGVLGAGAAAVRAMPDGTGTLAAPEQHDAARFRPWQTRLEPGGAGDGEDRTAFCSGGEGGGGGGALFCSAPGVALARLDAVSGKAVWSVPGAGGRSLSDEYAPAVAGGVVLARAPRQPLRAYDAATGKQVWSFDVSAYSGVRPAGAVVLLTTADGHITALNSLTGKEKWRAPAGGARSQWVVSGDGGVAYAVTPSADGASTSVTAVDPATGAVRGQARAQGRLRPVSASGGAVFLLATDAGGFTTAVVRLDAATHSVRRTALTTPLDQAQAGVDQDTVYLFGAGGTLVAVDSVRGGEAWRLDTGLARASRPVASGGRVYLTGADGRLLVFDAHKGALAGQTNPRMNMGRYTFTPALAAPLAAGGRVYATSPDGSVFAVDPGDVGSW
- a CDS encoding peptidase; this translates as MTAESAENTASASLGARRYPVAPGVELNVRSGPGTDYTIVDTLDLGASVPVNCQTPGTRVSGPYGTSNIWDNIGNGRYVSDAYVKTGSDGYVAQRCG
- a CDS encoding sugar phosphate isomerase/epimerase — its product is MAEPVVRIPDAKVALSTASVYPESTATAFEIAARLGYDGVEVMVWTDPVSQDIEALRRLSDYHRVPILAVHAPCLLITQRVWSTDPWVKLQRARAAAEKLGASAVVVHPPFRWQRQYSRDFVNGIWRMHDETDVRFAVENMYPWRYRDREMLAYAPDWDVTKDDYRHFTVDLSHAATSRTDAMAMVDRMGDRLAHVHLADGRGSAKDEHLVPGRGTQPCAELLERLALTGFDGHVVIEVNTRRAMSAAEREADLSEALAFTRLHLASAPAHRT